In the genome of Sebastes umbrosus isolate fSebUmb1 chromosome 14, fSebUmb1.pri, whole genome shotgun sequence, one region contains:
- the rsad1 gene encoding radical S-adenosyl methionine domain-containing protein 1, mitochondrial isoform X1 yields MIRIRRVLSPLRCFSHTSGGEIIEDVFESLHLTEQASLYVHWPYCLRRCSYCNFNKYISRENNDHIMTECLQRETETLLQLSQVSCITSVFFGGGTPSLAHPSTIAAVLETVSRQAYLSDKAEVTLEVNPTPVGKSRLEDYCRAGVNRFSIGVQSLQDEDLKILGRDHSSHQALQTVEEARRLCPGRVSVDVMFGRPKQSVESWENELSELLRACDDHVSLYQLTLERGTQLFRQVQGGEVTVPAEDMTAEMYHRARGALHQHGFLQYEVSNFARRKAVSHHNTSYWKGKQYIGVGPGAHGRFVPLGEGGVSREARIQTLAPDAWIREVQQRGHGTRRRIQLSHLELLEEVLVMGMRMTEGINHKHWELFSPQLGLHDVFGSSSDVKELLQSGRLILDDRGLRCSWDGLALLDSILPALLVELERQMSQKLQRDQTERTSNPR; encoded by the exons ATGATCAGAATCAGAcgtgtcctctctcctctgcgCTGCTTCTCTCACACTTCCGGAGGAGAAATCATTGAGGATGTGTTTGAGTCTCTACATCTCACTGAGCAGGCGTCTCTCTACGTGCAC TGGCCTTACTGTCTCAGAAGATGCTCCTACTGTAACTTTAACAAGTACATCTCCAGAGAGAACAACGACCACATCATGACTGAGTGCCTTCAGAGGGAGACTGAGACATTACTGCAGCTCAGTCAGGTATCCTG CATCACCTCAGTGTTTTTTGGCGGTGGGACTCCAAGCCTGGCTCACCCCTCAACCATTGCTGCAGTCCTTGAAACTGTATCCAGGCAGGCGTATCTCTCAGATAAGGCTGAGGTCACACTCGAGGTCAACCCTACTCCTGTGGGAAAGTCAAGGTTAGAGGATTATTGCCGTGCAGGGGTGAACCGTTTCTCCATCGGAGTCCAG TCTTTGCAGGATGAGGATTTGAAAATCCTGGGAAGAGACCACAGCTCCCATCAGGCTTTGCAAACCGTCGAAGAGGCCAGGAGGCTGTGCCCCGGGAGGGTGTCTGTGGACGTCATGTTCGGTCGGCCCAAACAGAGCGTCGAATCCTGGGAGAACGAGTTGTCTGAGCTGCTGAGGGCGTGCGATGACCACGTGTCTCTGTACCAGCTGACCTTGGAGCGAGGTACCCAGCTGTTCAGACAGGTGCAAGGAGGAGAGGTGACCGTGCCCGCTGAAGACATGACAGCAGAGATGTACCACCGTGCCAGGGGGGCGCTACACCAGCACGGCTTTCTGCAGTACGAGGTGTCCAACTTTGCAAGACGT AAGGCGGTGAGTCATCACAATACGAGCTACTGGAAGGGAAAACAGTACATCGGGGTCGGCCCAG GAGCACACGGTCGGTTTGTCCCTCTGGGGGAGGGAGGTGTCAGTCGGGAGGCCCGGATCCAGACTCTGGCGCCTGACGCCTGGATCCGTGAGGTCCAGCAGAGAGGACATGGGACACGGAGGCGGATTCAACTCAGTCATCTTGAACT ATTGGAGGAGGTGTTAGTGATGGGAATGAGAATGACAGAGGGCATTAATCACAAG CATTGGGAGCTGTTCAGCCCTCAACTGGGCCTCCATGACGTCTTTGGCTCGTCCAGCGATGTCAAAGAGTTGCTGCAGAGTGGACGACTCATTCTTGATGACAG AGGTCTGCGCTGCTCCTGGGACGGACTGGCCTTACTGGACAGCATACTGCCGGCTCTACTGGTGGAGCTGGAAAGACAAATGAGTCAGAAGCTACAAAGAGACCAAACAGAGAGGACCTCCAACCCACGatga
- the LOC119501007 gene encoding ketosamine-3-kinase, giving the protein MEAKLKRELGTSMLKSTGHSAGGCISEGQSYDTDSGRVFVKKNHKSEAKLMFDGEMASLEAILKTETVKVPKPVKVIELDTGGCVFVMEHLDMTGLNKYSKHLGEQLADMHLHNKRLLEKLNKEQQTVGKGAGQSEVAAVEKFGFNVPTCCGYIPQENKWQDDWVMFYSQQRLQYQLNMVEKSYGDREARELWAKLQLKIPQFFTDLEIVPALLHGDLWSGNVAQCAEGPVIFDPASYYGHSESELSISGMFGALNSSFYSAYHEKIPQAPGFAKRTKLYQLFHYLNHWNHFGGGYRGSSISTMKNLLK; this is encoded by the exons ATGGAGGCTAAGTTAAAGAGAGAGTTGGGGACCTCCATGCTGAAGTCAACCGGTCACTCAGCAGGTGGATGTATCAGCGAGGGCCAGAGTTATGATACTGACTCTGGGAGAGTGTTTGTGAAGAAAAATCACAAGAGCGAG gcTAAATTGATGTTTGATGGGGAGATGGCCAGTTTGGAAGCCATTTTAAAGACAGAGACGGTTAAAGTCCCCAAGCCTGTGAAGGTGATTGAGCTTGACACAGGAGGATGTGTATTTGTGATGGAACATCTGGACATGACAGGTCTTAACAA GTACTCAAAGCACCTAGGAGAGCAGCTGGCAGATATGCATCTTCACAACAAGAGACTGttggaaaaattaaataaagagcaGCAGACAGTGG GGAAAGGAGCTGGACAATCGGAGGTGGCTGCTGTTGAAAAATTTGGCTTCAATGTACCGACATGCTGCGGATATATaccacag GAAAACAAGTGGCAGGATGACTGGGTGATGTTTTATTCCCAGCAGAGGCTGCAGTACCAGCTAAACATGGTGGAGAAGTCTTATGGAGACAGAGAGGCCAGAGAACTATGGGCCAAGCTACAG CTGAAGATCCCTCAGTTTTTCACAGATTTGGAGATTGTCCCTGCTCTCCTCCATGGAGACTTGTGGAGCGGCAACGTGGCACAGTGCGCAGAAGGCCCAGTCATCTTTGACCCAGCCTCCTACTATGGCCATTCAGAGTCTGAGCTGAGTATTTCAGGGATGTTCGGTGCCCTCAACAGCTCTTTTTACTCAGCTTACCACGAAAAGATTCCTCAAGCACCGGGCTTTGCAAAGAGAACCAAGCTTTACCAACTCTTCCACTATCTGAATCACTGGAACCACTTTGGTGGTGGCTACAGGGGCTCTTCAATAAGTACAATGAAGAACCTACTGAAATAA
- the arl16 gene encoding ADP-ribosylation factor-like protein 16 yields the protein MVPDEATSATWLALVASLCCCWKTDMSRNDICLLLGATGVGKTLLLKRLQKLSLHGLGELGEPPSTLPTVGTNLTDLTLKRKKVTVRELGGCMGPIWPSYFKDCFSVIFMVDSANIAQISSSCIQLLSVLSAEPLHSASVLILFNKRDMPCTMSLIEIRSLFRMDDIIASATQPITTLELSARSGQGLREVLSWLESIIVK from the exons ATGGTGCCCGATGAAGCTACATCGGCCACGTGGTTAGCACTAGTAGCATCGctatgctgctgctggaaaaccGACATGAGCAGAAATGATATTTGTCTTCTTCTTGGAGCGACCGGCGTCGGAAAAACGTTGTTGCTGAAACGTCTACAAA AGCTCAGTTTGCATGGATTAGGTGAACTGGGGGAACCTCCTTCTACTTTGCCTACA GTAGGAACCAACCTGACAGACCTGACATTGAAGAGGAAGAAGGTGACAGTGAGAGAGCTGGGAGGCTGCATGGGCCCCATATGGCCGAGTTACTTCAAAGACTGCTTCTCTGTCATT TTCATGGTGGACTCGGCCAACATTGCTCAGATATCGTCCTCCTGTATCCAGCTGCTGTCAGTGCTCTCTGCTGAGCCTCTGCACAGTGCCTCTGTGCTCATTCTGTTCAACAAGAG GGACATGCCCTGCACCATGAGTCTCATAGAGATAAGGTCGCTGTTCAGAATGGATGACATCATTGCATCTGCtactcagccaatcacaacacTGGAACTCAGTGCCCGCTCTGGACAGGGACTTCGGGAGGTGCTGAGCTGGCTGGAGTCCATCATAGTCAAGTGA
- the epn3a gene encoding epsin-3 isoform X2, with translation MQTSSLRRQMKNMVSNFTEAEIKVREATSNDPWGPPSSLMSEIADLSFNVVAFTEVMGMIWKRLNDSGKNWRHVYKALTLLDYLIKNGSERVAHECRENIYTIQTLRDFQYLDRDGRDQGVNVREKAKHLVTLLKDEEKLKKERSQALKTKTRMAGASGGSGSGSLPPPYPGRRTSQPSSAGVYGDEPGRCRGSPSSFHSSSSSPRIAPDMEQARPTTSGEEALQLQLVLAMSKEESEQRPPTVDMDEQTQLQIAMTLSKEDTQKPVQPAPPAALDMDEDTQFQLALSISKEQHQQEQLSRQGEEMMLKKALEDSERDMKPKGGTAFMDLVDVFQPPPGDPRWNNAAARPGSTDPMGSTSGVDPPWMAPPPRSPPPPWEPPSDPWDDPHSNREWAFPAHTAALGVDPFSAHGAVREPSPRAGSPSDGDLFDDEAMDGGQMNVNGRGDGSPELFDLSRLGDSLAASSPRRTPESFLGPTAASLVNLDSLIPVNPPPKIMNPFLSGLTAPSPNNPFQTEQPKLTLNQMGSGSISSAPQGTSLPYSASLPLPMSHQPASLPLSMTHPTQSGLATLPEPLLPFSSGSTDGSQAAQQNPFL, from the exons ATGCAGACTTCATCGCTTCGCCGGCAGATGAAAAACATGGTCAGCAACTTCACGGAGGCCGAGATCAAGGTCCGAGAGGCCACCTCCAACGACCCCTGGGGTCCCCCCAGCTCGCTCATGTCTGAAATCGCAGACCTGTCCTTCAACGTCGTGGCCTTCACCGAGGTCATGGGTATGATCTGGAAGCGGCTCAACGACAGCGGTAAAAACTGGCGCCACGTCTATAAGGCGCTGACCCTGCTGGACTACCTGATAAAAAACGGGTCAGAGCGCGTGGCCCACGAGTGCCGCGAGAACATTTACACCATCCAGACGCTGAGAGACTTCCAGTACCTGGACCGAGATGGACGCGACCAGGGAGTCAACGTCCGGGAGAAGGCCAAGCACCTGGTGACGCTGCTGAAGGACGAGGAGAAGctgaagaaggagaggagccAGGCGCTGAAGACCAAGACGCGCATGGCGGGGGCCAGCGGCGGCTCAGGCTCCGGGTCGCTGCCTCCTCCGTACCCGGGGCGTCGCACCAGCCAGCCCAGCTCGGCGGGGGTCTACGGGGATGAGCCTGGCAGGTGCAGAGGCTCGCCATCCTCGTTTCACT cctcctcttcctcccctcgaATTGCTCCAGACATGGAGCAAGCTCGGCCCACCACCAGTGGAGAGGAggcgctgcagctgcagctggtCCTGGCTATGAGCAAGGAGGAAAGTGAACAG CGGCCTCCTACAGTGGATATGGATGAGCAGACCCAGCTCCAGATCGCTATGACACTCAGCAAGGAGGACACCCAGAAG CCGGTCCAACCTGCACCACCCGCAGCACTGGATATGGATGAGGACACCCAGTTCCAGTTAGCTCTGAGCATTAGCAAGGAGCAGCACCAGCAG GAACAACTCAGTCGCCAAGGGGAGGAGATGATGCTCAAGAAAGCTCTGGAGGACAGCGAACGGGACATGAAGCCTAAAGGCGGG ACTGCCTTCATGGACCTGGTAGATGTTTTCCAACCGCCTCCTGGTGACCCCCGATGGAATAATGCAGCTGCTCGTCCTGGTAGCACAGACCCCATGG GCAGCACCTCCGGAGTAGATCCTCCCTGGATGGCACCGCCTCCCCGCAGCCCCCCTCCACCATGGGAGCCCCCATCTGACCCCTGGGACGACCCGCACAGCAACCGAGAATGGGCCTTCCCTGCTCACACAG ccGCCCTTGGGGTTGATCCATTTTCAGCGCACGGAGCTGTCAGGGAACCTTCTCCCCGAGCTGGAAGCCCCTCAG ACGGGGATCTGTTTGATGATGAGGCCATGGATGGAGGTCAGATGAACGTGAATGGGCGAGGGGACGGCAGTCCTGAGCTATTCGACCTGTCACGTCTCGGAGATAGCCTGGCTGCCTCCAGCCCTCGCCGGACACCTGAGTCCTTCCTGGGCCCCACAGCGGCTTCCTTGGTAAACCTGGACAGCTTGATTCCAGTGAATCCGCCACCCAAGATCATGAACCCCTTCCTATCAG GCCTCACTGCTCCTTCGCCCAACAATCCATTCCAAACTGAGCAGCCCAAACTAACTCTGAATCAAATGGGCTCGGGCTCCATCTCTTCGGCTCCCCAGGGCACTTCTCTTCCGTACAGCGCCTCCTTGCCCCTGCCTATGAGCCACCAGCCTGCCAGCCTCCCTTTGTCGATGACTCACCCCACCCAGTCTGGTCTGGCGACCCTTCCCGAGCCCTTGTTGCCCTTCTCTTCAGGCAGCACTGACGGATCACAGGCTGCACAGCAGAACCCTTTCTTATGA
- the epn3a gene encoding epsin-3 isoform X3, with translation MQTSSLRRQMKNMVSNFTEAEIKVREATSNDPWGPPSSLMSEIADLSFNVVAFTEVMGMIWKRLNDSGKNWRHVYKALTLLDYLIKNGSERVAHECRENIYTIQTLRDFQYLDRDGRDQGVNVREKAKHLVTLLKDEEKLKKERSQALKTKTRMAGASGGSGSGSLPPPYPGRRTSQPSSAGVYGDEPGRCRGSPSSFHSSSSSPRIAPDMEQARPTTSGEEALQLQLVLAMSKEESEQPVQPAPPAALDMDEDTQFQLALSISKEQHQQEQLSRQGEEMMLKKALEDSERDMKPKGGTAFMDLVDVFQPPPGDPRWNNAAARPGSTDPMEGSTSGVDPPWMAPPPRSPPPPWEPPSDPWDDPHSNREWAFPAHTAALGVDPFSAHGAVREPSPRAGSPSDGDLFDDEAMDGGQMNVNGRGDGSPELFDLSRLGDSLAASSPRRTPESFLGPTAASLVNLDSLIPVNPPPKIMNPFLSGLTAPSPNNPFQTEQPKLTLNQMGSGSISSAPQGTSLPYSASLPLPMSHQPASLPLSMTHPTQSGLATLPEPLLPFSSGSTDGSQAAQQNPFL, from the exons ATGCAGACTTCATCGCTTCGCCGGCAGATGAAAAACATGGTCAGCAACTTCACGGAGGCCGAGATCAAGGTCCGAGAGGCCACCTCCAACGACCCCTGGGGTCCCCCCAGCTCGCTCATGTCTGAAATCGCAGACCTGTCCTTCAACGTCGTGGCCTTCACCGAGGTCATGGGTATGATCTGGAAGCGGCTCAACGACAGCGGTAAAAACTGGCGCCACGTCTATAAGGCGCTGACCCTGCTGGACTACCTGATAAAAAACGGGTCAGAGCGCGTGGCCCACGAGTGCCGCGAGAACATTTACACCATCCAGACGCTGAGAGACTTCCAGTACCTGGACCGAGATGGACGCGACCAGGGAGTCAACGTCCGGGAGAAGGCCAAGCACCTGGTGACGCTGCTGAAGGACGAGGAGAAGctgaagaaggagaggagccAGGCGCTGAAGACCAAGACGCGCATGGCGGGGGCCAGCGGCGGCTCAGGCTCCGGGTCGCTGCCTCCTCCGTACCCGGGGCGTCGCACCAGCCAGCCCAGCTCGGCGGGGGTCTACGGGGATGAGCCTGGCAGGTGCAGAGGCTCGCCATCCTCGTTTCACT cctcctcttcctcccctcgaATTGCTCCAGACATGGAGCAAGCTCGGCCCACCACCAGTGGAGAGGAggcgctgcagctgcagctggtCCTGGCTATGAGCAAGGAGGAAAGTGAACAG CCGGTCCAACCTGCACCACCCGCAGCACTGGATATGGATGAGGACACCCAGTTCCAGTTAGCTCTGAGCATTAGCAAGGAGCAGCACCAGCAG GAACAACTCAGTCGCCAAGGGGAGGAGATGATGCTCAAGAAAGCTCTGGAGGACAGCGAACGGGACATGAAGCCTAAAGGCGGG ACTGCCTTCATGGACCTGGTAGATGTTTTCCAACCGCCTCCTGGTGACCCCCGATGGAATAATGCAGCTGCTCGTCCTGGTAGCACAGACCCCATGG AAGGCAGCACCTCCGGAGTAGATCCTCCCTGGATGGCACCGCCTCCCCGCAGCCCCCCTCCACCATGGGAGCCCCCATCTGACCCCTGGGACGACCCGCACAGCAACCGAGAATGGGCCTTCCCTGCTCACACAG ccGCCCTTGGGGTTGATCCATTTTCAGCGCACGGAGCTGTCAGGGAACCTTCTCCCCGAGCTGGAAGCCCCTCAG ACGGGGATCTGTTTGATGATGAGGCCATGGATGGAGGTCAGATGAACGTGAATGGGCGAGGGGACGGCAGTCCTGAGCTATTCGACCTGTCACGTCTCGGAGATAGCCTGGCTGCCTCCAGCCCTCGCCGGACACCTGAGTCCTTCCTGGGCCCCACAGCGGCTTCCTTGGTAAACCTGGACAGCTTGATTCCAGTGAATCCGCCACCCAAGATCATGAACCCCTTCCTATCAG GCCTCACTGCTCCTTCGCCCAACAATCCATTCCAAACTGAGCAGCCCAAACTAACTCTGAATCAAATGGGCTCGGGCTCCATCTCTTCGGCTCCCCAGGGCACTTCTCTTCCGTACAGCGCCTCCTTGCCCCTGCCTATGAGCCACCAGCCTGCCAGCCTCCCTTTGTCGATGACTCACCCCACCCAGTCTGGTCTGGCGACCCTTCCCGAGCCCTTGTTGCCCTTCTCTTCAGGCAGCACTGACGGATCACAGGCTGCACAGCAGAACCCTTTCTTATGA
- the rsad1 gene encoding radical S-adenosyl methionine domain-containing protein 1, mitochondrial isoform X2, whose translation MIRIRRVLSPLRCFSHTSGGEIIEDVFESLHLTEQASLYVHWPYCLRRCSYCNFNKYISRENNDHIMTECLQRETETLLQLSQVSCITSVFFGGGTPSLAHPSTIAAVLETVSRQAYLSDKAEVTLEVNPTPVGKSRLEDYCRAGVNRFSIGVQDEDLKILGRDHSSHQALQTVEEARRLCPGRVSVDVMFGRPKQSVESWENELSELLRACDDHVSLYQLTLERGTQLFRQVQGGEVTVPAEDMTAEMYHRARGALHQHGFLQYEVSNFARRKAVSHHNTSYWKGKQYIGVGPGAHGRFVPLGEGGVSREARIQTLAPDAWIREVQQRGHGTRRRIQLSHLELLEEVLVMGMRMTEGINHKHWELFSPQLGLHDVFGSSSDVKELLQSGRLILDDRGLRCSWDGLALLDSILPALLVELERQMSQKLQRDQTERTSNPR comes from the exons ATGATCAGAATCAGAcgtgtcctctctcctctgcgCTGCTTCTCTCACACTTCCGGAGGAGAAATCATTGAGGATGTGTTTGAGTCTCTACATCTCACTGAGCAGGCGTCTCTCTACGTGCAC TGGCCTTACTGTCTCAGAAGATGCTCCTACTGTAACTTTAACAAGTACATCTCCAGAGAGAACAACGACCACATCATGACTGAGTGCCTTCAGAGGGAGACTGAGACATTACTGCAGCTCAGTCAGGTATCCTG CATCACCTCAGTGTTTTTTGGCGGTGGGACTCCAAGCCTGGCTCACCCCTCAACCATTGCTGCAGTCCTTGAAACTGTATCCAGGCAGGCGTATCTCTCAGATAAGGCTGAGGTCACACTCGAGGTCAACCCTACTCCTGTGGGAAAGTCAAGGTTAGAGGATTATTGCCGTGCAGGGGTGAACCGTTTCTCCATCGGAGTCCAG GATGAGGATTTGAAAATCCTGGGAAGAGACCACAGCTCCCATCAGGCTTTGCAAACCGTCGAAGAGGCCAGGAGGCTGTGCCCCGGGAGGGTGTCTGTGGACGTCATGTTCGGTCGGCCCAAACAGAGCGTCGAATCCTGGGAGAACGAGTTGTCTGAGCTGCTGAGGGCGTGCGATGACCACGTGTCTCTGTACCAGCTGACCTTGGAGCGAGGTACCCAGCTGTTCAGACAGGTGCAAGGAGGAGAGGTGACCGTGCCCGCTGAAGACATGACAGCAGAGATGTACCACCGTGCCAGGGGGGCGCTACACCAGCACGGCTTTCTGCAGTACGAGGTGTCCAACTTTGCAAGACGT AAGGCGGTGAGTCATCACAATACGAGCTACTGGAAGGGAAAACAGTACATCGGGGTCGGCCCAG GAGCACACGGTCGGTTTGTCCCTCTGGGGGAGGGAGGTGTCAGTCGGGAGGCCCGGATCCAGACTCTGGCGCCTGACGCCTGGATCCGTGAGGTCCAGCAGAGAGGACATGGGACACGGAGGCGGATTCAACTCAGTCATCTTGAACT ATTGGAGGAGGTGTTAGTGATGGGAATGAGAATGACAGAGGGCATTAATCACAAG CATTGGGAGCTGTTCAGCCCTCAACTGGGCCTCCATGACGTCTTTGGCTCGTCCAGCGATGTCAAAGAGTTGCTGCAGAGTGGACGACTCATTCTTGATGACAG AGGTCTGCGCTGCTCCTGGGACGGACTGGCCTTACTGGACAGCATACTGCCGGCTCTACTGGTGGAGCTGGAAAGACAAATGAGTCAGAAGCTACAAAGAGACCAAACAGAGAGGACCTCCAACCCACGatga
- the rasd2 gene encoding GTP-binding protein Rhes: MEMNATEKIYLPVDGILEMFSSLTGQHLHQPALTSSVPQLPKVSNISKTSIIKTVKGRLKQQDKDRSPSSGNRQVSTDRLPKRSVDLLELGLTKRRNCHRVVVLGAPKVGKTNILQRFLGKDFEEQYEPTTEDFHRKLFHIGGESYQVDLLDAASERDFPAKRRLSILTGDTFLLVFSLDDRESFNEVCQLLNEIKAAKAKLLKLKRPARVPVVMCGNKADLEAQRVVTRSEVKEILGEDVAFFETSAKDGTGMEGAFRALATLGGLPDETSPSRHEIISILSYQSMCIGQQRGRRRGSRGLGAPCAAMEPLARRPSFTSDLRLVLRTSTKHSKPERCQIQ, translated from the exons ATGGAGATGAACGCAACTGAGAAGATTTACCTTCCCGTTGATGGCATCCTCGAAATGTTCAGCTCTCTCACCGGGCAGCATCTTCACCAACCAGCTCTCACATCATCAGTACCACAGCTCCCAAAGGTCTCCAACATCTCCAAGACAAGCATCATCAAAACGGTTAAAGGACGTTTGAAGCAACAAGATAAAGACAGATCCCCCAGTTCTGGTAATAGGCAGGTCTCGACTGATCGACTCCCAAAAAGATCAGTGGACCTGCTGGAGCTGGGTCTCACCAAGCGCAGGAACTGTCACAGAGTAGTTGTGCTTGGTGCACCCAAAGTGGGTAAAACCAACATCCTGCAGAGGTTCCTGGGTAAAGACTTTGAGGAGCAATACGAGCCCACAACAGAGGACTTCCACAGAAAGCTGTTCCACATCGGAGGAGAGTCTTATCAGGTGGATCTGCTGGATGCAGCCAGTGAGAGAGACTTCCCAGCAAAAAGGAGGCTATCCATACTGACAG GTGACACCTTCCTGCTTGTGTTCAGTTTGGATGACAGAGAGTCCTTTAATGAAGTCTGCCAGCTGCTCAACGAGATCAAAGCTGCCAAAGCAAAGCTGCTGAAATTAAAACGTCCCGCGAGAGTACCGGTGGTGATGTGCGGGAATAAAGCGGATCTGGAGGCGCAGAGAGTCGTGACTCGGTCGGAGGTGAAAGAAATCCTCGGTGAGGATGTGGCATTCTTCGAAACCTCTGCTAAAGACGGCACCGGGATGGAAGGTGCGTTCAGGGCCCTGGCCACTCTGGGTGGACTACCAGACGAGACGAGTCCGTCTCGGCATGAAATCATCTCCATCCTCAGCTACCAGTCGATGTGCATCGGGCAGCAGCGAGGCAGGAGAAGAGGCAGCCGGGGTCTCGGTGCACCCTGCGCCGCCATGGAGCCTCTGGCGCGCCGCCCGAGCTTCACCAGCGACCTGCGGCTGGTGCTGAGAACCAGCACCAAACACAGTAAACCCGAGAGGTGTCAGATTCAATGA
- the epn3a gene encoding epsin-3 isoform X1 — protein MQTSSLRRQMKNMVSNFTEAEIKVREATSNDPWGPPSSLMSEIADLSFNVVAFTEVMGMIWKRLNDSGKNWRHVYKALTLLDYLIKNGSERVAHECRENIYTIQTLRDFQYLDRDGRDQGVNVREKAKHLVTLLKDEEKLKKERSQALKTKTRMAGASGGSGSGSLPPPYPGRRTSQPSSAGVYGDEPGRCRGSPSSFHSSSSSPRIAPDMEQARPTTSGEEALQLQLVLAMSKEESEQRPPTVDMDEQTQLQIAMTLSKEDTQKPVQPAPPAALDMDEDTQFQLALSISKEQHQQEQLSRQGEEMMLKKALEDSERDMKPKGGTAFMDLVDVFQPPPGDPRWNNAAARPGSTDPMEGSTSGVDPPWMAPPPRSPPPPWEPPSDPWDDPHSNREWAFPAHTAALGVDPFSAHGAVREPSPRAGSPSDGDLFDDEAMDGGQMNVNGRGDGSPELFDLSRLGDSLAASSPRRTPESFLGPTAASLVNLDSLIPVNPPPKIMNPFLSGLTAPSPNNPFQTEQPKLTLNQMGSGSISSAPQGTSLPYSASLPLPMSHQPASLPLSMTHPTQSGLATLPEPLLPFSSGSTDGSQAAQQNPFL, from the exons ATGCAGACTTCATCGCTTCGCCGGCAGATGAAAAACATGGTCAGCAACTTCACGGAGGCCGAGATCAAGGTCCGAGAGGCCACCTCCAACGACCCCTGGGGTCCCCCCAGCTCGCTCATGTCTGAAATCGCAGACCTGTCCTTCAACGTCGTGGCCTTCACCGAGGTCATGGGTATGATCTGGAAGCGGCTCAACGACAGCGGTAAAAACTGGCGCCACGTCTATAAGGCGCTGACCCTGCTGGACTACCTGATAAAAAACGGGTCAGAGCGCGTGGCCCACGAGTGCCGCGAGAACATTTACACCATCCAGACGCTGAGAGACTTCCAGTACCTGGACCGAGATGGACGCGACCAGGGAGTCAACGTCCGGGAGAAGGCCAAGCACCTGGTGACGCTGCTGAAGGACGAGGAGAAGctgaagaaggagaggagccAGGCGCTGAAGACCAAGACGCGCATGGCGGGGGCCAGCGGCGGCTCAGGCTCCGGGTCGCTGCCTCCTCCGTACCCGGGGCGTCGCACCAGCCAGCCCAGCTCGGCGGGGGTCTACGGGGATGAGCCTGGCAGGTGCAGAGGCTCGCCATCCTCGTTTCACT cctcctcttcctcccctcgaATTGCTCCAGACATGGAGCAAGCTCGGCCCACCACCAGTGGAGAGGAggcgctgcagctgcagctggtCCTGGCTATGAGCAAGGAGGAAAGTGAACAG CGGCCTCCTACAGTGGATATGGATGAGCAGACCCAGCTCCAGATCGCTATGACACTCAGCAAGGAGGACACCCAGAAG CCGGTCCAACCTGCACCACCCGCAGCACTGGATATGGATGAGGACACCCAGTTCCAGTTAGCTCTGAGCATTAGCAAGGAGCAGCACCAGCAG GAACAACTCAGTCGCCAAGGGGAGGAGATGATGCTCAAGAAAGCTCTGGAGGACAGCGAACGGGACATGAAGCCTAAAGGCGGG ACTGCCTTCATGGACCTGGTAGATGTTTTCCAACCGCCTCCTGGTGACCCCCGATGGAATAATGCAGCTGCTCGTCCTGGTAGCACAGACCCCATGG AAGGCAGCACCTCCGGAGTAGATCCTCCCTGGATGGCACCGCCTCCCCGCAGCCCCCCTCCACCATGGGAGCCCCCATCTGACCCCTGGGACGACCCGCACAGCAACCGAGAATGGGCCTTCCCTGCTCACACAG ccGCCCTTGGGGTTGATCCATTTTCAGCGCACGGAGCTGTCAGGGAACCTTCTCCCCGAGCTGGAAGCCCCTCAG ACGGGGATCTGTTTGATGATGAGGCCATGGATGGAGGTCAGATGAACGTGAATGGGCGAGGGGACGGCAGTCCTGAGCTATTCGACCTGTCACGTCTCGGAGATAGCCTGGCTGCCTCCAGCCCTCGCCGGACACCTGAGTCCTTCCTGGGCCCCACAGCGGCTTCCTTGGTAAACCTGGACAGCTTGATTCCAGTGAATCCGCCACCCAAGATCATGAACCCCTTCCTATCAG GCCTCACTGCTCCTTCGCCCAACAATCCATTCCAAACTGAGCAGCCCAAACTAACTCTGAATCAAATGGGCTCGGGCTCCATCTCTTCGGCTCCCCAGGGCACTTCTCTTCCGTACAGCGCCTCCTTGCCCCTGCCTATGAGCCACCAGCCTGCCAGCCTCCCTTTGTCGATGACTCACCCCACCCAGTCTGGTCTGGCGACCCTTCCCGAGCCCTTGTTGCCCTTCTCTTCAGGCAGCACTGACGGATCACAGGCTGCACAGCAGAACCCTTTCTTATGA